Below is a genomic region from Candidatus Omnitrophota bacterium.
AACTATAATCAAAGGGCATTTTTTTTTCAACGCATGCTCTATACTACGGGTAATTTTCTCTCCTACCACCGACCCCATCGAACCCATCATAAACCGAGAATCGGTAACCGCCATTACCGTCCTTCTACCCTCTATGGTTCCTTCTCCACTAACTACCGCATCTTTTAGACCTGTAGCCTTTTGGTCCTTTAATAATTTCTCACTATAACTAACGGGACCTTTAAATTCCAAAGCATCAACCGAAGAAAGCGCACCATCCAATTCTTTAAAACTATCTTTATCTAAAAGAAGATTGATGCGTTCAGGTGCAGTGAGCACAAAATGATAATTGCATTTAGGACAAACCTTGAAATTTTCCTCCAACGTCTTATTATAAATAATCTCTCCGCAATCTTCGCACTTTGTCCAGAGCCCCTCAGGAATCTCTTTACGTTTAGCAACTTTAACCAGAGTATATTTTGGTCTTCTAAATATCGCCATGGTTCAAAGTTTAAAATACAAAAATCAGAATTTTAATTATTCTATTGCCCCAAGGAGGATTCGAACCTCCGACACGAGGTTTAGGAAACCTCTGCTCTATCCATCTGAGCTACTGGGGCGGAAATAAATTGT
It encodes:
- the accD gene encoding acetyl-CoA carboxylase, carboxyltransferase subunit beta yields the protein MAIFRRPKYTLVKVAKRKEIPEGLWTKCEDCGEIIYNKTLEENFKVCPKCNYHFVLTAPERINLLLDKDSFKELDGALSSVDALEFKGPVSYSEKLLKDQKATGLKDAVVSGEGTIEGRRTVMAVTDSRFMMGSMGSVVGEKITRSIEHALKKKCPLIIVSGSGGGARMQEGMISLMQMAKTSAALSHFHRAGLCFISILTNPTMAGVLASFASLGDVLIAEPRALIGFTGPRVIEQTIHQVLPPGFQRSEFLLEHGLIDMIVHRRDLKQTLINLIDYFG